The sequence CACGGCTATCCGCGGCCCCCGAAAAGCGCCTGCATCGGCTGCCCGTTCCACAGCGACGCGGCGTGGCGGCGCCTGCGCGACGACGATCCGGCGGGCTGGGCCGATGCGGTCGCGGTCGACCGGACGATCCGCCGCGGCCTGCGCGGCATCCGGGGCGAGGTCTATCTCCATCGCTCAGCGATGCCACTGGAAGACGCCGACCTCACCACAGCGGCCGATCACGGCCAGCTCGATCTCTGGCCCAACGAATGCGAAGGGATGTGCGGCCTGTAGGCCGGGGCTGGCGCCAGTCATTCAATTGCATTACACTGATGGAACGAGGAGGCGATCATGGCTGCCAACGCACTTGTTCAGACCCGCATCGATGCCGACGTGCGCGACCGCGCATCCGCCGTGCTCGAAGGCATGGGCCTCACCGTGTCGGATGCCGTGCGTATCCTGCTCACCCGTACCGCCAACGAGGGCGCTCTGCCGCTCGAGCTCGTCACCAACAGCGAGGCGCATGACGCCTGGTTCCGGGCAAAGGTGCAGGAGGCACTGCAGGACACCCAGTCCGATATTCCCGATGAGCAGGCCGAGGCGCATTTCGCCGAGCGCCGCGCCGCGGCCCGGCGCAAGGCGGCCCCCGGATCGTGAACCTCGTCTGGTCCGCGCTCGCACTTGCCGATCGCGACAGCATCTTCAGCCATATCGAAGCGGACAATCCGCGCGCGGCGATCGCGGTCGATGAGCGGATCGCGGGCGCTGCGCGCCGGTTGATCGACTTTCCGGAGAGCGGCCGTCCCGGCCGCGTCGCCGGTACGCGGGAACTCGTCATCCCGGGCACACCCTACATCGCCGCCTACGTCGTGACCGTGGAGAAGGTCCGGATTCTCCGTGTCCTGCACGGAGCTCAAAGGTGGCCGGACGAGCTGCCGGAAGGCTGAGCCCGGTTCGGATACGACCGAGGGCGGCCGCAGCGCTGTGCCAGGCCGTCTTCCTCTCAATGACGACCCATCATACCGGCAGTCGGGCCGCGTCAAGGACGCGCGGTGCCCCCAATTTTGCCGCCGCTGCGCGACGACAAAATCGGCACCCCCACGCGCCGGCGCTGCCGGTCGCTGCGCGATCCTTGACCCGTCCCTCCAACGCCCGGTGCGCCGCCTCCCGTCATCGAGACGAAGGAGGTTCACATGACGAAGGTTCTCGACATCTACGCCGAAATCGCTGAGCTGCGCTCCGAGCTCGCGCACTGCATCCTCACCCGCAAGGAGCGCAGGGAGTCGCAACAGCGCCTTGAAGAGCTGCTCGCGGAGGCCGAGCGTCGCAGCCGCGAGGCGGAGGGGGCGTGAGCCCCCTTTTTTGTCGGCGCCGGCACTCCCGGTCCTGAGTCTTCCGCTCTTCGATGCTTCTGGTCGGGCAGGCCCGCACCGCGGGCAGGCGCTCTCGTCTCCGTTGTCCGCCAGCGGGAGGACTAGGCTTGGCGGTCTCGGCCTCTCCCGACCACGGCAGGTTGCCGGTTGCGGGAGCCGGATGGTGACACCTTGCGCGGAGGGTAGCGTTCCAGCCCTGCGGCGAACCGCTGCCGGGCCGTGGGACCGCTTTCGTTATGTCGGCGACGGGATGGGGTGCTGGGCCGGCCAGTGCGGTGCGCGGACCGCGGATCCGCGATCTGGGCGGAGTGAGCGGATAGCGCGCGGCATTGTGCCGTCGGGAGCTTGGCGATCTTCGCGCATGTCGCATTCCCCCGGTGTTGCGACGGCCTCCCCCATGGCGAACCCGATGTGGCAGGTCTGGCCGAAGGACGGGCGCTGCGCGCCCTCGATCTTGTCCCCGCAACGTCCGGCGCTGGCTTTTTTCCGCCGCCGGCCACCCCGAAGGGGACCCCGGCCGGCTTTGCATCGCGAAGCATATGTGGACGCCCCTATCGGGGGAAGATGCATTTTTCGAGCAGGAGCAAGAAACGGTCGGGTGCTTCCATATGTCCGGCCTCTGCGAGGCGGCGCATCTGGCCGCGGGCCCTGATGAAGTCCGCGGATCCTGGTCCCTATCAAAAAAACGCGCTCATATGGCGCAGCCTCGCGAACGGGTTGTCCTGATCCAACGGATTGACCGACTTGCATCATACTCTCTGGTGCACCCCTCCCGAACTGTTGTGAGGCCGAGCCTCGAATGACGATCAGATCGCGGCCGGCGCCGGCGTCACGATGCTGTTGCTGAAGGCACGCTTGCGCATGAGGACCGCCCAGGCAATGCGCGCCAGCTTGTTCGCCAGCGCCACGGTGACGAGCCTTGCCGGCTTCTTTCCCAGCAGCCCGCGCACCCAATCGAGCAGCCGGTCCGGGGAGTTGATCCGCGCCGATCGGATGATCGCGGTGGAACCCACGACGAGTAGCGTGCGCAGGTATTTGTTGCCGGCCTTGGTGATCTTGCCGAGCCGCTCCTTGTTGCCGGACGAGTTCTGCCGTGGCGTCAGCCCGAGCC comes from Ancylobacter sp. IITR112 and encodes:
- a CDS encoding type II toxin-antitoxin system RelB/DinJ family antitoxin; protein product: MAANALVQTRIDADVRDRASAVLEGMGLTVSDAVRILLTRTANEGALPLELVTNSEAHDAWFRAKVQEALQDTQSDIPDEQAEAHFAERRAAARRKAAPGS
- a CDS encoding type II toxin-antitoxin system RelE/ParE family toxin; its protein translation is MNLVWSALALADRDSIFSHIEADNPRAAIAVDERIAGAARRLIDFPESGRPGRVAGTRELVIPGTPYIAAYVVTVEKVRILRVLHGAQRWPDELPEG
- a CDS encoding IS110 family transposase; translation: MLVEHILEPCTGHRLTLRIDEELHVGQLEALEEQIATLDAEMLAWHRANEDSRRPATIPGIGLVTATALAATIDDAAQFDSGRAMAAWLGLTPRQNSSGNKERLGKITKAGNKYLRTLLVVGSTAIIRSARINSPDRLLDWVRGLLGKKPARLVTVALANKLARIAWAVLMRKRAFSNSIVTPAPAAI